A region of the Methylomagnum ishizawai genome:
GTGGGGCTGGCCGCATGACCGCCACGATCTACGACCAACCGATCCCGGGCGTCCGCCTCGTCGAACTGCGCCACGGGGAAAGCCTGCAACGGCTGGCCCTGCGCGAACTCGGCGACATGGGCCGATGGGTGGACATCGCCAACCTCAACGGCTTGAAGCCCCCCTACACCAGCGACGATCCCAACGACGCCGGGCCGGGCATCGCCATCGCGGGGGACAAGCTGTCGTTGCCGTCGCCCACCGCCCAGGTGTCGGCCTCCGACGCGCCGGACGAGGTGTTCTTCCGCGATTTCGACCTGGGCGCCGACGGCCTGCTCCGCGCCGACGACGCGGGCGACCTCGCCATCCTGTCGGGGGTGCCCAACCTCCGGCAAGCCTTGCGGCACGCCCTCGTCACCGATCCCGGCGAACTCATGCTCCACCCGGATTATGGATGCCGCATCCGGCGGCTGATAGGCCGGACCAATGCCCCCACCATCGCCCTGCTGGGCGGCCAGTATGTGCGCGGCACGCTGTTGTCGGATTCGCGCATCGCGGCGGTGGATAACGTCCAGGTCGGGGCGTCGGGCGATGTCCTGGCGATCATGGCGGACGCGCGGACCGTCGCCGGGCGCACCATCACCACGGGGGCGGCGCTGTGACCTTCCAGATCAAGGACGCCGTTTCCATCGCGGCCAGCCATATCAACCTCGCCCGGTCCATGCAGGACCGGGTGACGGATTTCGGCGTCGGCAGCAAGGCCCGCACACTGCTGGAAGCCCCGGCCATCGAGCTGGATATGCTCTACCAGGCCATGTTCCACGGCCTCGTGGACGCCATCGAGGTCTCGGTCTACCAGAGCTTCGGTTTCGGCCAGCTTCCGGCCTCGGCGGCCTATAACTTCGTGCGCTTCGCGGTCGATACCGCGCCGGATACGCCCATCGCCGTCCCGGCGGGCACCCAGGTCCAGGTGTCGGGCGGGACCGTG
Encoded here:
- a CDS encoding DUF2634 domain-containing protein — protein: MTATIYDQPIPGVRLVELRHGESLQRLALRELGDMGRWVDIANLNGLKPPYTSDDPNDAGPGIAIAGDKLSLPSPTAQVSASDAPDEVFFRDFDLGADGLLRADDAGDLAILSGVPNLRQALRHALVTDPGELMLHPDYGCRIRRLIGRTNAPTIALLGGQYVRGTLLSDSRIAAVDNVQVGASGDVLAIMADARTVAGRTITTGAAL